The nucleotide sequence ATGCGGAAGTGGCCGTCCTTGAACTCCGCGACATCGCCGGTGTGCAGCCATCCGTCGCGGATCGACATCCTGGTCGCTTCTTCGTTGCGATAGTAACCTTCAAACACCGTATCGCCGCGAATGAGCAACTCGTTCGACTGTCCGAGCTTTGTCTCCATCCGGTCAATGCCGCTGCCCACGGTCCCCACTCGCCGGTCCGACAACACCTGCCCCAGCGCGATGCCCGAACTTTCCGTCAAACCGTAGACCTCGATCAGCGGCACGCCGATGGCGCGGAAGAAATGCACGATCGCAGGCGAGATCGGCGCGGCACCGGTCATGGCAATGCGGGTCTTTCGCAGTCCGATGAAGTTTTGCAGCGCGCGGAAGACCAGCCAGTACGACAGCACAAATTTGAGCTTCTCTGACACCGTTCGGTCGGCTGCGTTCTTCTCCGCAAACGGCTCGCAAGCAGCATAGGCCCGTTCGAACATCGCGCGCCGGATGCGCCCCGCCTCCAGCAGCTTGATATGGATCGACGAGTGCAGCTTTTCCCAAATGCGCGGCACGCCAAGGAACATGCTTGGCGCAACCTCACGCAGATCCTCCTGCACGGTCCGAATTGACTCTCCAAAATTGACCAGCGACGCCAGATACGTCGGGACCATCACTGTCGTCATCTGCTCGGCGACATGACACAGCGGCAAGTATGACAGAACGCTTGCGGATTGATCCACAACCAGCCGATCCGCGCAGCCGATCGCCTGCGCGCGAATGTTCTTGTAACTCAGCATCGCGCCTTTCGGCTTTCCAGTGGAGCCGGAGGTGTAGATGATCAGCCCGATCTGCGAGAGTTGTTGCCGATCAATAATTCCATCGATCAAAGCTGCGGGGCTGGCTTCGAAATCGGCGCCCAGCGCTTCGAGCGCATCGAACGACATCACCTGATCGGGCGGATAGTCCCTGATACCCTTGGTTTCAACGACGATGATTCGGCGCAGCTTCGGCAGTTCCTCGCGGCGTTCCAGAACCTTGTCGACCTGCTCCTGATCCTCGCAGACGATGATCTCGGATTCGGAATGCGCCAGCACATAAGCGACTTCGTTCGACGGGCTGGTCGGATAAACACCGACCGCGATCCCATCGACGATGTTTGCGCCAAGTTGCGCCAGCACCCATTCGATCCGGTTTTCGGATAAGATGGCGACATGGCCGCCCTCGTTAAGGCCGAGCGCACGAAAGCCGAGCCCGACATGACAAGCCCGCTGGTAATAGCGCTGCCAGGTCGAAGGATTCCAGATTCCGAATTCCTTTTGACGGATCGCCACGCGGTCCGGGTAGCGGCGCGCGTTTTCGCGCAGCATCTGCGGCAGCGTCAATTGGGGAAATCTGTCGCTCATGCGATCCTCATCACGACGTTAGGACAGCCAGCGCTTGCGGCGCTTGTAGTGCTTGATACCCCGAAAGCCCTTGGTCTCCGCATTTGCCGCGCCGACACCGAGATAGAATTCGCGAACATCCTGATCGCGCAACAACTGCGCCGTGGGACCATCCGTCACGATCTTTCCCGATTCCATGATGTAGCCATACGTCGACACAGCGAACGCCACAGCCGCATTCTGCTCCACAAGCAGCATCGAGACGCCCTGCTCGCGGCTGATGCGCGCGATGATGGTGAATATCTCTTCGACCAGCTTCGGCGACAGACCAAGCGACGGCTCATCGAGCAGCATCAATTCCGGCTGCGCAATGAGCGCCCGGCCGATGGCCAGCATCTGCTGCTCGCCGCCGGAGAGATAACCAGCGCGCCCGGTACGCCGCTCGAACAGGCGCGGGAAATAAGTGTAGACGAGATCGAAGGGTGTCTTCGCGCCGCTGCGACCCGACATTGCGTAAGTGGCGGCGGTCAAATTCTCCTCGACCGTGAGGTCCTCGAAAATTCGGCGGCCTTCCATCACATGGAAAAGCCCGCCCCGCACCAATTGATGCGGAGCGAGACGTGACACGGAGCGGCCCTTGAACAGAATGTCGCCCGTGGTGACCTTCCCATCCTCCAACTCAAGCAGGTTGGAGATGGCCTTGAGCGTGGTCGACTTGCCGGCCCCATTCGAGCCCAGCAAGGCGACCACCGCTCCCTTGTCGACCTTCAATGAGAGGCCGCGGAGCACCTGGACCGTCTTGTTATAGACGACCTCGATATTGTTGACGGAGAGGAGTGCTTCCGCGGTCATCGTCATTACTTCGCGATCTTGATCCAGTCGGAGACCGGCTTCATGGTCTTGTTCGCGCCGTCATACTGATAGACGCGCCCAACAGGAACGGTGTTGCCGGGAATCGAGATCGGTACGCCGATGATGCCGCCGGTGTCGAAGTCCTTGATCGAGTTCAGCGAAGCTTTCATGTTGGCCGCGGTGAGATCCTTCTTGGCGTCCAGCGTGCGCTTGGCGGCTTCGGTCATCAGCATCGCGGTCAGGAAGCCCTGCATGTAGCCGGTCGACTGATACTCTGGACGGATCTGCCGAATCTTCTCCAGCATCGGCGACTTGCCTTCCGTGTCGAAGTAATAGCGATACGGCATCACGCCCATGAAACCATCCGCGACATCGGCGGACTTCGCCCAGATCGCATTGTCCATCGACCAGAACGTGCCCATGAACTTGGTCTTGAGACCGAGCTGCTTGGCTTGACTCATGAATTCCGGCAGCGGCGCCAGAATGTAGCCGTGGAAGATGGTGTAGTCCGGATCGGCGCGGCGCAGCTTGAGCACCTCGGTCGAAACGTCAACGCTGGTCGGCGGCGTCGCGATCTTTTCAACGACCTTCAGGCCGAGTTCAGCCGCCCGCTTCTCGGTCGGTGCAATCGGATCACGTCCGAATTCCGTATCCGAATTGACCAGAGCGATTTTCGCGCCCGGCTTCGTTTTGGCGATGTACTCGAGCAGAATGCCAATCATCTCCGAATAATCCGGACCGGCGATAAACTGGTTCGGGAAGTTCTTCGGATCGTTCAATTCGGTCGCAAAGGATGCACCCGCAAGCATGATATCGCCACGGCGATTTAGCTCGGCATTGATGGTCTTCGAGAAGGCGGTGGAGTCTCCGTAATAGAGGCTTACCTTTTCCTGGCTGGTGATGCGATTGAAGACCGCCACCGAGTTATCGACCTTGTAGCCGGTGTCTTCAGCAACATATTTGACCTTGCGGCCATTGATGCCGCCGGCATCGTTCACGATCTTCACGTAATCCTGGAACGCGTTGTTCAGCGCGATGCCTGCGAAGGCAAACACACCGGTCATCGGCATTGACGCACCGATCACGATGTCGTCGGCAGCACGCGCTGGAACGTTAAGGCCTAGTGCGAGACAGCCTGCAGCTGCGTAAGACAACACCTTTCGGCGCGTTGGATAGAATCTCATGGTTGTTTCTCCCTGTGTGTCATTTCTTGAACGGCCATAGATGAAAGAAGCGTCGCACGCGGCGCCAGATTTCGGCAAGGCCCTGCGGCTCGAACAGCAGAAACCCGATAATCAGCAAGCCGAAAACGATTGTCCGGATCGGCGACAATTGCGCTGTCGCATTCGGAATGAAGGTCAGATAGGACACCGCGATCTTCAGAAATTCCGGCACCATGGTCATGAAGATCGCGCCAAGGATGGCGCCGAGAATTGT is from Afipia massiliensis and encodes:
- a CDS encoding AMP-dependent synthetase/ligase is translated as MSDRFPQLTLPQMLRENARRYPDRVAIRQKEFGIWNPSTWQRYYQRACHVGLGFRALGLNEGGHVAILSENRIEWVLAQLGANIVDGIAVGVYPTSPSNEVAYVLAHSESEIIVCEDQEQVDKVLERREELPKLRRIIVVETKGIRDYPPDQVMSFDALEALGADFEASPAALIDGIIDRQQLSQIGLIIYTSGSTGKPKGAMLSYKNIRAQAIGCADRLVVDQSASVLSYLPLCHVAEQMTTVMVPTYLASLVNFGESIRTVQEDLREVAPSMFLGVPRIWEKLHSSIHIKLLEAGRIRRAMFERAYAACEPFAEKNAADRTVSEKLKFVLSYWLVFRALQNFIGLRKTRIAMTGAAPISPAIVHFFRAIGVPLIEVYGLTESSGIALGQVLSDRRVGTVGSGIDRMETKLGQSNELLIRGDTVFEGYYRNEEATRMSIRDGWLHTGDVAEFKDGHFRIVDRLKDIMITAGGKNLSPSEIENTVKSSPFIKECIVIGEARKYVSALIQIDYDLAGKWAEEKGIAYTNFKNLTENESLRDLIQSEINTANAQLAQVSQIRKFHLLTKELDHDDDEVTATMKVRRSNVQKKYVSEIEGLYR
- a CDS encoding ABC transporter ATP-binding protein, yielding MTAEALLSVNNIEVVYNKTVQVLRGLSLKVDKGAVVALLGSNGAGKSTTLKAISNLLELEDGKVTTGDILFKGRSVSRLAPHQLVRGGLFHVMEGRRIFEDLTVEENLTAATYAMSGRSGAKTPFDLVYTYFPRLFERRTGRAGYLSGGEQQMLAIGRALIAQPELMLLDEPSLGLSPKLVEEIFTIIARISREQGVSMLLVEQNAAVAFAVSTYGYIMESGKIVTDGPTAQLLRDQDVREFYLGVGAANAETKGFRGIKHYKRRKRWLS
- a CDS encoding ABC transporter substrate-binding protein — translated: MRFYPTRRKVLSYAAAGCLALGLNVPARAADDIVIGASMPMTGVFAFAGIALNNAFQDYVKIVNDAGGINGRKVKYVAEDTGYKVDNSVAVFNRITSQEKVSLYYGDSTAFSKTINAELNRRGDIMLAGASFATELNDPKNFPNQFIAGPDYSEMIGILLEYIAKTKPGAKIALVNSDTEFGRDPIAPTEKRAAELGLKVVEKIATPPTSVDVSTEVLKLRRADPDYTIFHGYILAPLPEFMSQAKQLGLKTKFMGTFWSMDNAIWAKSADVADGFMGVMPYRYYFDTEGKSPMLEKIRQIRPEYQSTGYMQGFLTAMLMTEAAKRTLDAKKDLTAANMKASLNSIKDFDTGGIIGVPISIPGNTVPVGRVYQYDGANKTMKPVSDWIKIAK